The proteins below are encoded in one region of Pseudomonas ekonensis:
- a CDS encoding alpha/beta hydrolase codes for MSLKHTLTASLLALSIGNAFAAGSPGVEHNTQAFLDALAAGGGKPLEQLSPKDARAVLTGAQASVKVDLSGVEVSDKAIKADGQTINLKVVRPAQVKGDLPVFMFFHGGGWVLGDFPTHQRLIRDLVVGSGAVAVYVDYTPSPEARYPTAINQAYAATKWVAEHGQEIGVDGKRLAVAGNSVGGNMAAVVALKAKEQNTPALRFQLLMWPVTDAGFDNGSYRQFAEGHFLTKGMMQWFWDNYTTNPAERAQIHASPLNASADQLKGLPAALVQTAEFDVLRDEGEGYARHLDAAGVPVTSVRYNGMIHDFGLLNPLSQIPEVKAAVRQAAAELKTHLN; via the coding sequence ATGAGCCTCAAGCACACCCTCACCGCCTCCCTCCTCGCCCTGTCCATCGGCAACGCATTCGCCGCCGGCAGCCCCGGTGTCGAGCACAACACCCAAGCGTTCCTCGACGCCCTCGCCGCCGGCGGCGGCAAGCCGCTGGAGCAACTGAGCCCCAAAGACGCCCGCGCGGTGCTGACCGGCGCCCAGGCGTCGGTGAAGGTCGACCTGTCCGGCGTTGAAGTCAGCGACAAGGCAATCAAGGCCGACGGCCAGACGATCAACTTGAAGGTGGTGCGCCCGGCCCAGGTCAAAGGCGATTTGCCGGTGTTCATGTTCTTCCACGGCGGCGGCTGGGTGCTGGGCGACTTCCCGACCCACCAGCGCCTGATCCGCGACCTGGTGGTCGGCTCCGGCGCCGTCGCGGTGTACGTCGACTACACGCCGTCGCCGGAAGCCCGTTACCCGACCGCGATCAACCAGGCCTACGCCGCCACGAAATGGGTGGCCGAGCACGGGCAGGAGATCGGCGTGGACGGCAAGCGTCTGGCGGTGGCCGGCAACAGCGTAGGCGGCAACATGGCGGCGGTGGTCGCTTTGAAGGCCAAGGAACAGAACACCCCGGCCCTGCGTTTCCAGTTGCTGATGTGGCCGGTGACCGACGCCGGGTTCGATAACGGCTCGTACCGCCAGTTCGCCGAAGGCCACTTCCTGACCAAGGGCATGATGCAGTGGTTCTGGGACAACTACACCACCAACCCGGCCGAGCGTGCGCAGATCCATGCCTCGCCGCTCAACGCCAGCGCCGACCAGCTCAAGGGCCTGCCCGCCGCGCTGGTGCAGACCGCCGAATTCGACGTGCTGCGCGACGAAGGCGAAGGCTACGCCCGTCACCTGGATGCGGCCGGTGTGCCAGTGACGTCGGTGCGCTACAACGGGATGATCCACGACTTCGGCCTGCTCAACCCGCTGAGCCAGATCCCGGAGGTCAAGGCAGCGGTGCGCCAGGCGGCGGCGGAACTCAAGACCCATCTCAACTGA
- the ycaC gene encoding isochorismate family cysteine hydrolase YcaC, which yields MSNVPYKRLNKDDAVVLLVDHQTGLISLVQDFSPNEFKNNVLALGDIAKFFKLPTILTTSFDSGPNGPIVPELKAQFPDAPFIARPGQINAWDNEDFVKAIKATGRKQLIIAGVVTDVCVAFPTLSAIAEGFEVFVVTDASGTFNTTVQQAAWARMSAAGAHLLNWFAVACELQGDWRNDMEGLANLLSERLPNYRNLINSYTKFTSK from the coding sequence ATGAGCAACGTTCCCTACAAACGCCTGAACAAAGACGATGCCGTTGTGCTGCTGGTCGACCACCAGACCGGCCTGATCTCGCTGGTGCAGGATTTCTCGCCCAACGAGTTCAAGAACAACGTGCTGGCCCTGGGCGACATCGCCAAGTTCTTCAAGCTGCCGACCATCCTCACCACCAGCTTCGACAGCGGCCCGAACGGCCCGATCGTGCCGGAACTCAAGGCGCAGTTCCCGGACGCGCCGTTCATCGCCCGTCCTGGCCAGATCAACGCCTGGGACAACGAAGACTTCGTCAAGGCGATCAAGGCCACCGGCCGCAAGCAACTGATCATCGCCGGCGTGGTGACCGACGTGTGCGTGGCGTTCCCGACCCTGTCGGCCATCGCTGAAGGCTTCGAAGTGTTCGTGGTGACCGACGCTTCCGGCACCTTCAACACCACCGTGCAACAGGCTGCCTGGGCACGCATGTCGGCCGCCGGTGCGCACCTGCTGAACTGGTTCGCCGTGGCCTGCGAGCTGCAGGGCGACTGGCGCAACGACATGGAAGGCCTGGCCAACCTGCTGTCCGAGCGCCTGCCCAACTACCGCAACCTGATCAACAGCTACACCAAGTTCACCTCGAAGTAA
- a CDS encoding amidohydrolase, translated as MNADLILFNGQFHTVDREKPLASAVAIKEGRFVAVGTDAEAMAHKGAGTQVVDLKGRCVIPGLNDSHLHLIRGGLNYNLELRWEGVPSLADALRMLKEQADRTPTPQWVRVVGGWNEFQFAEKRMPTLEELNQAAPDTPVFVLHLYDRALLNRAALRVAGYTRDTPNPPGGEIVRDANGNPTGMLVARPNAMILYSTLAKGPKLPLEYQVNSTRQFMRELNRLGLTSAIDAGGGFQNYPDDYQVIEQLAKDGQLTVRIAYNLFTQKPKEELADFKNWTGSVKLHQGDDFLRHNGAGEMLVFSAADFEDFLEPRPDLAQTMEQELEPVVRHLVEQRWPFRLHATYNESISRMLDVFEKVNRDIPFNGLPWFFDHAETITPQNIERVRALGGGIAIQDRMAFQGEYFVDRYGKQAAESTPPIKRMLAEGVPVGAGTDATRVSSYNPWTSLYWMVSGRTVGGLALYEEGLPRETALELFTHGSAWFSSEQGKKGRIKVGQLADLAALSADFFSVEEEAIKWIESVLTVVGGKIVYGAGDFDKLGPAGLPVLPDWSPVAKVPGHWRPNAPLQAQVHQCSGPCAVHTHSHEKARMSNVPVSDFAGFWGAFGCSCFAF; from the coding sequence ATGAACGCCGATCTGATTCTGTTCAATGGCCAATTTCATACCGTAGACCGCGAAAAGCCGCTGGCCAGCGCCGTGGCGATCAAGGAAGGGCGCTTCGTCGCCGTCGGCACCGATGCCGAAGCCATGGCGCACAAAGGCGCGGGCACCCAAGTGGTGGACCTGAAAGGGCGCTGCGTGATTCCCGGCCTCAACGACTCGCACCTGCACTTGATCCGCGGCGGGCTGAACTACAACCTCGAACTGCGCTGGGAAGGCGTGCCGTCCCTGGCCGATGCGCTGCGCATGCTCAAGGAGCAGGCCGACCGCACGCCGACCCCGCAATGGGTGCGGGTGGTGGGCGGCTGGAACGAGTTCCAGTTCGCCGAAAAGCGCATGCCGACCCTTGAAGAACTCAACCAGGCCGCCCCGGACACCCCGGTGTTCGTGCTGCACCTGTACGACCGCGCGCTGCTCAACCGCGCCGCGTTGCGTGTGGCCGGCTACACCCGCGACACGCCGAACCCGCCGGGCGGCGAGATCGTGCGCGACGCCAACGGCAACCCGACCGGCATGCTGGTGGCCCGTCCCAACGCGATGATCCTGTACTCGACCCTGGCCAAGGGGCCGAAGCTGCCGCTGGAGTACCAGGTCAACTCGACCCGCCAGTTCATGCGCGAACTCAACCGCCTGGGCCTGACCAGCGCCATCGACGCCGGCGGCGGTTTCCAGAACTACCCCGACGACTATCAGGTGATCGAACAACTGGCCAAGGACGGTCAACTGACCGTGCGCATCGCCTACAACCTGTTCACCCAGAAGCCGAAAGAAGAGCTGGCCGACTTCAAGAACTGGACCGGCAGCGTCAAGCTGCACCAGGGCGATGACTTCCTGCGGCACAACGGCGCCGGCGAGATGCTGGTGTTCTCGGCGGCGGACTTCGAAGACTTCCTCGAGCCGCGCCCGGACCTTGCGCAGACCATGGAGCAGGAACTGGAGCCGGTGGTGCGTCACCTGGTCGAGCAGCGCTGGCCGTTCCGCCTGCACGCCACCTACAACGAATCCATCAGCCGCATGCTGGACGTGTTCGAGAAGGTCAACCGCGACATCCCGTTCAACGGCCTGCCGTGGTTCTTCGACCACGCCGAAACCATCACCCCGCAGAACATCGAGCGGGTGAGGGCGCTGGGCGGCGGCATCGCGATCCAGGACCGCATGGCGTTCCAGGGCGAATACTTCGTCGACCGCTACGGCAAGCAGGCCGCCGAGTCCACGCCGCCGATCAAGCGCATGCTGGCCGAGGGCGTGCCGGTGGGCGCCGGCACCGACGCCACGCGAGTGTCGAGCTACAACCCGTGGACCTCGCTGTACTGGATGGTCAGCGGCCGCACCGTCGGCGGGCTGGCGCTGTACGAAGAGGGCTTGCCCCGCGAGACCGCGCTGGAGCTGTTCACCCACGGCAGTGCCTGGTTCTCGTCCGAGCAAGGCAAGAAGGGCCGGATCAAGGTCGGGCAACTGGCGGACCTGGCGGCCCTCAGCGCGGATTTCTTCAGTGTCGAGGAAGAGGCCATCAAGTGGATCGAATCGGTGCTGACCGTGGTCGGCGGCAAGATCGTCTACGGCGCCGGCGATTTCGACAAGCTCGGCCCGGCCGGCCTGCCGGTGCTGCCGGACTGGTCGCCGGTGGCGAAAGTGCCCGGCCACTGGCGCCCGAACGCGCCGTTGCAGGCGCAGGTGCACCAGTGCAGCGGCCCGTGCGCCGTGCACACCCACAGCCATGAGAAGGCGCGGATGTCCAATGTGCCGGTCAGTGACTTCGCCGGCTTCTGGGGCGCGTTCGGCTGTTCGTGCTTCGCGTTCTGA
- a CDS encoding antibiotic biosynthesis monooxygenase: MPETQSAKKPGTDEVVTLIIKHRVKAGFEQPYEAWLRNIVSVAGREEGHLGVDVMRSRQGGLALFTCVLRYCSTEAMQRWLDSPQRQALVEEAAPMLADGDQTEVNPVNEFWFAPLADAASPPPRWKQAVVTLLVILPHTLLVPLIWGPLLKLNAFLSNYVVATFLITLTIVLSVVYVCMPRATRLFAPWLEAGRAHGHHESNANPPR, encoded by the coding sequence ATGCCTGAAACCCAATCCGCCAAGAAACCGGGCACCGATGAAGTGGTGACCCTGATCATCAAGCATCGGGTCAAGGCCGGCTTCGAACAGCCCTACGAGGCCTGGCTGCGCAACATCGTCAGTGTGGCGGGCCGCGAGGAAGGCCACCTGGGCGTGGATGTGATGCGCAGCCGCCAAGGCGGGCTGGCGCTGTTCACCTGCGTGCTGCGTTACTGCTCCACCGAGGCGATGCAACGCTGGCTCGACTCGCCGCAGCGCCAGGCGCTGGTGGAGGAGGCCGCGCCGATGCTGGCCGACGGCGACCAGACCGAGGTCAACCCGGTCAACGAATTCTGGTTCGCGCCGCTGGCCGACGCCGCCTCGCCGCCGCCGCGCTGGAAGCAGGCGGTGGTGACGCTGCTGGTGATTTTGCCGCACACGTTGCTGGTGCCGCTGATCTGGGGGCCGTTGCTCAAGCTCAACGCCTTTTTGTCCAACTACGTGGTGGCGACCTTCCTGATCACCCTGACCATCGTGCTGTCGGTGGTGTACGTGTGCATGCCCCGCGCCACTCGCCTGTTCGCGCCTTGGCTGGAAGCCGGCCGGGCCCACGGGCACCACGAATCCAACGCCAATCCGCCGCGCTGA
- a CDS encoding DoxX family protein, translating to MNASQRDEQAQNLGLLFLRVAGGLFLLWVHGLPKLLHFSEQLQLIEDPFRLGPHLTLLLAIFAEVLCPLLIVAGVLARLACLPILFVLLVALLLVHPQWSVAEGQFGWLLLILFSTVLIAGPGRLAFGARLPGVLRYA from the coding sequence ATGAACGCTTCGCAACGGGATGAACAGGCGCAAAACCTCGGCTTGCTGTTCCTGCGGGTGGCCGGCGGGCTGTTCCTGCTGTGGGTGCACGGCTTGCCCAAGTTGTTGCACTTCAGCGAGCAGCTGCAGTTGATCGAAGACCCGTTCCGGCTCGGCCCCCACCTCACGCTGCTGCTGGCGATTTTCGCCGAAGTCCTCTGTCCGCTGCTGATCGTCGCCGGTGTCCTGGCGCGATTGGCCTGCTTGCCTATTCTGTTTGTGCTGCTGGTGGCGCTGCTGCTGGTGCACCCGCAATGGAGTGTGGCCGAGGGGCAGTTCGGCTGGCTGCTGCTGATCCTCTTTTCCACGGTATTGATCGCAGGTCCAGGGCGGCTGGCGTTCGGTGCCCGTTTGCCCGGAGTGCTCCGTTATGCCTGA
- a CDS encoding LysR family transcriptional regulator, whose protein sequence is MNRNDLRRVDMNLLVIFEALMFERNLTRVAEKLFMGQPAVSAALGRLRDLFDDPLLLRNGRGMEPTARALAILDELQPAMDVISGAVSRAKAFDPATSCDVFRIGMSDDAEFGLFPPLLRQLQEEAPGIVVVVRRANYLLMPTLLASGEISVGVSYTTDLPANAKRKKLRDIPCKVLRGDDRPGPLTLDEYCARPHAMVSFSGDLSGNIDLDLAKVGRTRRVVLGVPQFSGLRALLAGTEMIATVPDYAACALVEGCALRAEDPPFPIDAAQLSMAWSGVHDNDPAEKWLRSRISQFMSKELDIPAV, encoded by the coding sequence ATGAACCGTAACGATCTGCGCCGCGTCGACATGAACCTGCTGGTGATCTTCGAAGCGCTGATGTTCGAAAGGAACCTGACCCGCGTCGCCGAAAAACTGTTCATGGGCCAACCGGCGGTGAGCGCCGCGCTGGGGCGCCTGCGGGATCTGTTCGACGACCCGTTGCTGCTGCGCAACGGCCGCGGCATGGAGCCGACCGCCCGGGCCCTGGCGATCCTTGACGAGCTGCAGCCGGCGATGGACGTGATTTCCGGCGCGGTCAGCCGGGCCAAGGCCTTCGACCCGGCCACCAGTTGCGACGTGTTCCGCATCGGCATGTCGGACGATGCCGAGTTCGGCCTGTTTCCGCCGCTGCTGCGTCAGTTGCAGGAGGAGGCGCCGGGGATCGTGGTGGTGGTACGCCGCGCCAACTACCTGTTGATGCCGACGCTGCTGGCGTCCGGGGAAATCTCCGTGGGCGTGAGCTACACCACGGACCTGCCGGCCAACGCCAAGCGCAAGAAACTGCGCGACATTCCCTGCAAGGTGCTGCGCGGCGACGACCGTCCGGGGCCGCTGACCCTGGACGAATACTGCGCGCGGCCCCATGCGATGGTGTCGTTCTCCGGGGACCTGAGCGGCAACATCGACCTGGACCTGGCCAAGGTCGGCCGCACCCGCCGGGTGGTGCTGGGCGTGCCGCAGTTCAGCGGCCTGCGTGCCTTGCTGGCCGGCACCGAAATGATCGCCACCGTGCCCGACTACGCGGCGTGTGCGCTGGTGGAAGGCTGCGCGCTGCGGGCCGAGGATCCGCCGTTCCCCATTGATGCGGCGCAACTGTCGATGGCGTGGAGCGGGGTGCATGACAACGATCCGGCGGAGAAATGGCTGCGGTCGCGGATCAGTCAGTTCATGTCGAAGGAGCTGGATATTCCGGCGGTGTAG
- a CDS encoding helix-turn-helix domain-containing protein, which translates to MAHLQQTLARTPAGDAPKPQTGGLSPQRERLVKQLILERLDQSLEVTELARACALSRSHFSRAFKCSTGLSPQDWIRAQRIARAKLLIQHTDLSLTQISLECGFCDQAHFCHIFTRSEGINPFAWRCRVVKGL; encoded by the coding sequence ATGGCTCACCTACAGCAAACGCTCGCCCGCACGCCTGCCGGCGATGCGCCCAAACCTCAGACCGGCGGCCTCAGCCCGCAGCGGGAACGCTTGGTCAAACAGCTGATTCTCGAACGCCTGGACCAAAGCCTCGAAGTCACTGAGCTGGCCCGCGCCTGCGCGCTGTCGCGCAGCCACTTTTCCCGTGCCTTCAAATGCAGCACCGGGCTTTCGCCCCAGGACTGGATCCGCGCCCAGCGCATCGCCCGGGCCAAGCTGCTGATCCAGCACACCGACCTGAGCCTGACCCAGATCAGCCTCGAATGCGGCTTTTGCGATCAGGCGCATTTCTGCCACATCTTCACCCGCAGCGAAGGGATCAATCCGTTCGCCTGGCGCTGCCGGGTGGTCAAAGGGCTCTGA
- a CDS encoding flavodoxin family protein, which translates to MSEVVVVYHSGYGHTRVMAEAVASGVARHSGSTCRLIAVEDVDAHWEWLHRADAIVFGAPTYMGGASAAFRQFMEATAAFYLARPWRDKLAAGFTNSGSLCGDKHGTLQQMAVFAAQHSMIWVGLDLLPARSCQGSFDGQLNRLGSSLGAMSQSCVERPPEQVPPVEDRRTAAHLGERVARLAQRMALR; encoded by the coding sequence ATGAGCGAAGTGGTGGTGGTCTATCACAGTGGCTACGGGCACACCCGGGTCATGGCCGAAGCGGTGGCCTCGGGGGTCGCGCGCCACTCGGGCAGCACTTGCCGGCTGATCGCCGTGGAGGACGTGGACGCGCATTGGGAATGGCTGCACCGCGCCGACGCGATCGTTTTCGGCGCGCCGACCTACATGGGCGGCGCGTCGGCGGCGTTCAGGCAGTTCATGGAGGCCACGGCCGCGTTCTATCTGGCCAGGCCCTGGCGCGACAAGCTGGCGGCGGGCTTCACCAACTCCGGCAGCCTGTGCGGCGACAAGCACGGCACCCTCCAGCAAATGGCCGTGTTCGCTGCGCAGCACTCGATGATCTGGGTCGGCCTGGACCTGTTGCCGGCGCGCTCTTGCCAAGGATCGTTCGACGGACAGTTGAACCGGCTCGGCAGTTCGTTGGGCGCCATGTCCCAGTCGTGCGTCGAACGGCCGCCCGAGCAAGTGCCGCCGGTCGAGGATCGTCGCACCGCCGCCCATCTGGGCGAGCGGGTGGCGCGCCTGGCGCAGCGCATGGCGCTGCGTTGA